A window from Persephonella sp. encodes these proteins:
- a CDS encoding FAD-linked oxidase C-terminal domain-containing protein: MFELKQKEVIKVPDRVKKALKELLGEENCLDDPMDRLLYSYDATRIKMLPEVVAIPENQDQVQKIVQICYEEGIPVTPRGAGSGYTGGALPVKGGVVVSFEKMDRIIEIDEDNAVAKVQPGVITYRLQQAVEKVGLFYPPDPASYKFCTIGGNVAENAGGPRCVKYGVTREYVMELDTVIHTGEIIHTGRPTLKDVAGYDITRLFIGSEGTLGLFTQITLKLIPKPQSSKTAMAIFSDIASVGKTVKDIFKAGVQPSALEFMDKLAINAVEDFGHFGLPRDAEVLLLIEVDGHIKSLDDQINEVARICEKNGAQVKVAKTGREAEKLWEARRALSPAVSKLGRVKINEDIVFPRSYLPEALPKLREIGKKYNLKMVNFGHIGDGNVHANFMIDGRDEDELKRTEKAVEEVFELALSYGGSITGEHGVGITKAPFMKKQFRTSELEIMRGIKKVFDPKDLINPGKMDID, from the coding sequence ATGTTTGAGCTAAAGCAAAAAGAGGTAATAAAAGTTCCAGATAGAGTAAAAAAAGCATTAAAAGAGTTATTAGGAGAGGAAAACTGCCTTGACGATCCTATGGACAGGCTTCTTTACTCCTATGATGCAACAAGAATAAAAATGCTTCCTGAGGTTGTTGCTATACCTGAAAATCAGGATCAGGTTCAGAAGATAGTCCAGATATGCTATGAGGAAGGTATTCCTGTGACACCAAGGGGAGCAGGATCAGGATACACAGGTGGGGCACTACCTGTAAAAGGTGGGGTGGTTGTTTCTTTTGAAAAGATGGACAGGATTATTGAGATAGATGAGGATAACGCTGTTGCAAAGGTTCAGCCTGGAGTAATAACATACAGACTTCAGCAAGCTGTTGAGAAGGTGGGTCTTTTTTATCCTCCTGACCCTGCAAGCTATAAATTCTGCACAATAGGAGGGAATGTTGCCGAGAATGCAGGAGGTCCAAGATGTGTAAAGTATGGAGTTACAAGAGAGTATGTTATGGAGCTTGATACTGTTATTCACACAGGAGAGATAATCCATACAGGAAGACCAACGCTTAAAGATGTTGCAGGATACGACATAACAAGGCTTTTTATAGGAAGTGAAGGGACATTAGGTCTTTTTACACAGATAACCCTCAAGCTTATACCAAAACCCCAGTCATCAAAAACAGCGATGGCTATCTTTTCTGACATAGCCTCTGTGGGAAAAACGGTAAAAGATATATTCAAAGCAGGTGTTCAACCTTCAGCACTTGAGTTTATGGATAAACTTGCCATAAATGCTGTTGAGGATTTTGGACATTTCGGTCTTCCAAGAGATGCAGAGGTTCTACTACTTATTGAGGTTGACGGACACATAAAATCACTTGATGACCAGATCAATGAAGTAGCAAGAATATGCGAAAAAAACGGAGCACAGGTCAAAGTGGCAAAAACAGGCAGAGAGGCAGAAAAACTGTGGGAAGCAAGAAGGGCTTTATCTCCTGCTGTGTCAAAACTTGGAAGGGTTAAAATAAATGAGGATATAGTATTTCCAAGAAGCTATCTGCCTGAAGCGCTCCCAAAGCTCAGGGAAATAGGTAAAAAATACAACCTTAAAATGGTGAATTTCGGTCACATAGGAGATGGGAATGTCCATGCAAACTTTATGATTGACGGTCGTGATGAGGACGAACTTAAAAGGACAGAGAAGGCTGTTGAGGAGGTTTTTGAGCTTGCTCTGTCTTATGGAGGTTCTATTACAGGTGAACACGGCGTTGGAATAACAAAAGCACCATTTATGAAAAAGCAGTTTAGAACTTCTGAGCTTGAGATTATGAGGGGTATAAAAAAGGTTTTTGATCCAAAGGATCTTATAAACCCCGGTAAGATGGATATAGATTAG
- a CDS encoding DUF87 domain-containing protein gives MKLLPKDEILPILKQLFSSAEKSVKISSPWIKSDVLKELINGKDISIELVVRNSEIEDFLITDTDIFQIVKNLKGKIYLNPDIHSKFVIIDDRTAVVGSANLTKAGLYEDGNIETAVLIDEKEEIKRLKDQFEDIKKSSIDIFQEIAGVVLNSVSAINSEILLFQELPQQTYVKIPISEKAFLLGRIAVIKDLNDSLFSTFYSFINRSVFTEQKKLEMVLTQKDPLIKKVLILAYLNEKQTSIKVGQLEILAEFNPEKIKQKESILKTPMVPPPAGSLVFMLKDQKEIQDIMQINHAGYQMGKPVRFGKLFNTNLNAYIDLEKIYTMHMAILGTTGSGKTTFVRRMLENFSYSDIDVYIFDLYGEYKKSVKDSYQLLFPNILFPVSFENLKDLFRQYGIVFQERSSEERKVSSYFRKNLKPDLQIIGFREKSLEDMIFEASELTDVKGDMRQELFTFLDMLKKDFQEEPLRIHPDVVKKIDKSLYSEKNVAIYNFQQIEDPVTRVNIAGLLMKEIFRLSKSDTKKRVIILEEAQNFAPEKGFGEIQAGVSNISYMMAKKIATEGRKFDLGLIAITQRPANISKYVLSQLNTQAVFKLINRNDLDAVSVFFEYSKQDIFSILPFLKPGTGFITGLGVPFGILTEIKLG, from the coding sequence ATGAAACTTCTCCCCAAAGATGAGATACTCCCCATACTAAAACAACTTTTTTCATCAGCAGAAAAATCAGTAAAAATATCATCACCATGGATCAAATCAGATGTTTTAAAGGAGCTTATAAACGGCAAAGATATCAGCATAGAACTTGTGGTAAGAAACTCAGAAATTGAGGACTTTCTTATAACAGACACAGATATTTTCCAGATTGTAAAAAACCTGAAAGGAAAAATATACCTCAATCCTGACATTCATTCAAAGTTTGTGATAATAGACGACCGAACAGCTGTGGTTGGATCTGCTAATTTAACAAAGGCAGGTCTTTATGAGGACGGAAATATAGAAACAGCCGTTTTAATAGACGAAAAAGAGGAAATCAAAAGATTAAAAGATCAGTTTGAAGATATAAAAAAGTCATCTATTGATATCTTTCAGGAAATAGCAGGAGTTGTCCTGAACTCTGTAAGTGCTATTAACTCAGAGATTCTTCTTTTTCAGGAACTGCCCCAGCAAACATATGTAAAAATACCTATATCAGAAAAAGCCTTCCTTCTTGGAAGGATAGCTGTAATAAAGGATCTGAATGATTCTCTCTTTTCAACATTTTACAGTTTTATAAACAGATCTGTTTTTACCGAACAAAAAAAGCTTGAGATGGTTCTGACACAAAAAGATCCATTGATAAAAAAGGTGCTCATTCTTGCTTACCTTAATGAAAAACAGACAAGCATAAAGGTGGGACAGCTTGAGATACTGGCAGAGTTTAATCCTGAAAAGATAAAGCAGAAAGAAAGCATACTGAAAACACCGATGGTTCCCCCTCCGGCAGGAAGTCTTGTTTTTATGCTGAAAGATCAGAAAGAGATACAGGACATTATGCAGATAAACCACGCAGGCTATCAGATGGGAAAGCCTGTAAGGTTTGGAAAACTTTTTAACACAAACCTGAATGCCTATATAGATCTTGAGAAGATATATACGATGCATATGGCTATACTTGGAACGACAGGATCAGGAAAAACAACGTTTGTAAGGAGAATGCTTGAGAACTTTAGTTACTCTGATATAGATGTATATATATTTGATCTTTACGGTGAGTATAAAAAATCTGTAAAAGACAGTTATCAGCTTTTGTTTCCAAACATTTTGTTTCCTGTTAGTTTTGAAAATCTGAAAGATCTTTTCAGACAATACGGGATAGTATTTCAGGAAAGATCCTCAGAGGAGAGAAAGGTTTCATCATACTTTAGAAAAAACCTTAAGCCTGATCTTCAGATAATAGGCTTTAGGGAAAAATCTCTTGAGGATATGATCTTTGAAGCGTCTGAGCTTACAGATGTTAAAGGAGATATGAGACAGGAGTTGTTTACTTTCCTTGACATGCTGAAAAAGGATTTTCAGGAAGAGCCTTTAAGGATACATCCTGATGTTGTAAAGAAAATTGATAAGAGCCTCTATTCTGAAAAAAATGTTGCGATATACAACTTCCAGCAGATAGAAGACCCTGTCACAAGGGTGAACATAGCAGGTCTTTTGATGAAAGAGATATTCAGACTTTCAAAGTCCGACACAAAAAAAAGGGTTATTATTCTTGAAGAGGCACAGAATTTTGCACCTGAAAAAGGTTTTGGCGAAATTCAGGCAGGAGTATCAAACATCTCATACATGATGGCGAAAAAGATAGCCACAGAAGGCAGAAAGTTTGATCTTGGACTGATAGCAATAACACAAAGACCTGCTAACATAAGCAAGTATGTTTTATCACAGCTGAACACACAGGCTGTTTTTAAGCTTATAAACAGGAATGATCTTGATGCTGTCTCTGTTTTTTTTGAGTATTCAAAACAGGACATCTTCAGTATTCTTCCTTTTCTAAAGCCGGGAACAGGCTTTATAACAGGTCTTGGTGTTCCTTTCGGGATCCTAACAGAGATAAAGTTAGGCTGA
- a CDS encoding DNA double-strand break repair nuclease NurA: protein MRPELLNKTYSLKNELSQLALSLNEEINRDDVLSKWKNYTPNPTYSYLAAEDGSYNKKHYLGFYLYSVSGYAVGFRKDGTFSEEVTGDINLSVIKKTDTVDQFLRMLMFLCELKALLRLSSKEK from the coding sequence ATGAGACCTGAGCTTTTAAACAAAACTTACTCACTAAAAAATGAGCTATCACAGCTTGCCCTCTCTCTAAATGAAGAGATAAACAGAGATGATGTGCTTTCAAAATGGAAAAATTACACCCCAAATCCAACTTACAGCTATCTGGCAGCTGAAGACGGATCTTACAACAAAAAGCATTACCTTGGATTTTACCTTTATTCTGTTTCAGGATATGCTGTTGGTTTTAGGAAAGACGGAACATTTTCAGAAGAGGTTACAGGAGATATAAATCTGTCTGTTATAAAGAAAACAGACACAGTTGATCAGTTTTTAAGAATGCTTATGTTTCTATGTGAGCTGAAAGCTCTTCTCAGGCTTTCCTCTAAAGAGAAAC
- the rpmB gene encoding 50S ribosomal protein L28: MAVCQICGKKTAHGNRVAHSATTTKRVWRPNIQRVRAVMPDGSVKRIYVCAKCLKAGKVKKAVR; encoded by the coding sequence ATGGCAGTCTGTCAGATATGTGGAAAGAAAACAGCTCACGGAAACAGAGTTGCTCATTCAGCAACAACCACGAAAAGGGTATGGAGACCTAACATCCAGAGGGTAAGAGCAGTAATGCCAGATGGATCTGTAAAAAGAATATACGTATGTGCCAAATGCCTTAAAGCAGGAAAAGTAAAAAAAGCGGTCAGGTAA
- the nadA gene encoding quinolinate synthase NadA produces MTTVIDEKNQEVIQKINHLRKKKNAVILAHYYQRGEIQDIADVVGDSLELARRAQETDADIIVFAGVKFMAETAKILNPDKKVLHPNPESGCPMADMATVEGVLKLKKEHPDAVVVSYINTNADVKTVSDVIVTSRNAVNVIKKLDAKKIIFVPDQFLGSYIARQIPEKEFILWKGFCPPHFNLTPDQLLALKERYPDAKIAVHPECNTETVEIADFVGSTSQIIEFATTCEAKNVIIGTEVGLKHWLEKVNPEKNYIFPVNADYCGTVHCCDMKKNTLDKIADVLEKEINEIVLPPDIIEKARKPLDIMLSIV; encoded by the coding sequence TTGACTACAGTGATTGATGAGAAAAATCAGGAAGTAATACAGAAGATAAACCATCTGAGAAAAAAGAAAAATGCTGTAATACTCGCCCACTACTACCAGAGAGGAGAGATACAGGATATAGCTGATGTCGTCGGAGATTCCCTTGAGCTTGCAAGGAGGGCACAGGAAACTGATGCCGATATAATTGTTTTTGCAGGGGTTAAATTTATGGCAGAAACAGCAAAAATACTTAATCCTGATAAAAAGGTTCTCCACCCTAATCCTGAAAGCGGATGTCCTATGGCTGATATGGCGACTGTTGAGGGAGTTTTAAAACTGAAAAAAGAGCACCCTGATGCTGTTGTTGTTTCTTATATAAACACAAATGCAGATGTGAAAACCGTTTCAGATGTTATAGTTACTTCAAGGAATGCTGTTAATGTTATAAAAAAGTTAGATGCCAAAAAGATAATATTTGTTCCTGATCAGTTTTTAGGTTCGTATATAGCCAGACAGATACCTGAAAAGGAGTTTATACTGTGGAAAGGTTTCTGTCCTCCCCATTTCAACTTAACTCCCGATCAGCTTCTTGCACTGAAAGAAAGATACCCTGATGCAAAAATAGCTGTTCACCCTGAGTGTAACACAGAAACTGTAGAAATAGCTGACTTTGTTGGTAGCACATCGCAGATTATTGAGTTTGCCACAACATGTGAGGCAAAGAATGTGATAATAGGAACTGAAGTTGGGCTAAAGCACTGGCTTGAAAAGGTTAACCCTGAAAAAAACTACATCTTCCCTGTAAATGCAGATTACTGCGGGACGGTCCACTGCTGTGATATGAAGAAAAATACACTTGATAAAATTGCAGATGTTTTGGAAAAAGAAATAAATGAGATTGTATTACCACCAGACATTATAGAAAAAGCAAGGAAACCTCTTGATATAATGCTTTCAATTGTGTAA
- a CDS encoding rhodanese-like domain-containing protein → MFLSKDVYNKIHISVQELKEKIDNGEDFILLDVREPQEYQFSRIKEKDAVLVPLMKLPSVIGELPKDKPIYVICRSGNRSLQATLWLMEHGYENVKNVEGGILAWSDFIDPTVRKY, encoded by the coding sequence TTGTTTTTAAGCAAAGATGTTTATAACAAAATTCATATATCTGTTCAGGAGCTTAAGGAGAAGATAGATAATGGTGAGGATTTTATTCTTCTTGATGTTAGAGAGCCTCAGGAATATCAGTTCTCAAGAATAAAGGAAAAAGATGCAGTGCTTGTTCCTCTGATGAAACTGCCGTCTGTTATAGGGGAACTACCTAAAGACAAACCTATATATGTTATATGTAGAAGTGGAAATAGAAGTCTTCAGGCGACCCTGTGGCTTATGGAACACGGATATGAAAATGTTAAAAATGTTGAGGGAGGTATCCTCGCCTGGAGTGATTTTATTGATCCTACAGTGAGAAAGTATTAA
- the obgE gene encoding GTPase ObgE, with translation MKFVDRAKICVKAGNGGNGCVAFRREKFVPFGGPSGGNGGKGGDVILIADPSVRTLLDFKHKRHFKAENGQHGSGNNKHGKNGKDLIIKVPVGTVVKDAQTGEVLADLISPGQEVVVARGGKGGRGNAAFKTSTNQSPDYAEEGEKGEEKWVELELKLIADFGIVGFPNAGKSTLISVLTKAKPKVADYPFTTLSPVLGVMHVDYGESIVLADIPGLIEGASKGQGLGHQFLRHIERTKALIHLIDISDFRERDPIEAFEIINREMEKYSPELVKKPQIVVGNKIDILSDRSEIEKLKKYFESKGYKFVPVSLVTLEGIDKLKKEIVNLFKSLKEGEKENEKV, from the coding sequence ATGAAGTTTGTTGATAGGGCAAAGATTTGTGTAAAAGCAGGAAACGGCGGTAATGGTTGTGTTGCTTTTAGAAGGGAGAAATTTGTTCCTTTTGGTGGACCTTCTGGAGGCAACGGAGGAAAAGGAGGAGATGTTATTCTCATTGCTGATCCTTCTGTGCGAACACTTCTTGATTTTAAGCACAAAAGACATTTCAAAGCAGAAAACGGACAGCATGGATCAGGAAACAACAAACACGGCAAAAACGGTAAAGATCTTATTATAAAAGTTCCTGTTGGAACAGTGGTTAAAGATGCACAGACAGGTGAGGTTTTAGCTGATCTGATTTCTCCTGGTCAAGAAGTTGTTGTGGCGAGGGGAGGAAAAGGAGGAAGGGGAAATGCTGCATTTAAAACCTCAACAAACCAGTCCCCAGACTATGCAGAGGAAGGGGAAAAAGGTGAAGAAAAATGGGTGGAGCTTGAGCTGAAGCTTATAGCAGATTTTGGGATAGTAGGTTTTCCAAATGCTGGGAAATCAACACTTATATCAGTTTTAACAAAGGCAAAACCTAAAGTTGCCGACTATCCATTCACAACCCTTTCTCCTGTTCTTGGTGTTATGCATGTTGATTATGGGGAATCTATTGTTCTTGCAGACATTCCGGGGCTTATTGAGGGAGCATCAAAGGGTCAGGGTCTTGGTCATCAGTTTTTGAGGCATATAGAAAGAACAAAAGCTCTTATCCATCTGATTGATATATCAGATTTCAGGGAAAGGGATCCGATTGAGGCATTTGAGATTATAAACAGGGAGATGGAAAAGTACTCACCTGAGCTTGTTAAAAAACCACAGATTGTTGTTGGAAACAAGATAGACATTCTTTCAGACAGATCAGAAATAGAAAAATTAAAGAAATATTTTGAAAGCAAAGGCTATAAATTTGTTCCTGTTTCACTTGTTACACTTGAAGGAATTGACAAGCTAAAAAAAGAAATAGTAAATTTGTTCAAAAGTTTAAAAGAGGGGGAAAAAGAGAATGAAAAAGTTTAA